From the Tachysurus fulvidraco isolate hzauxx_2018 chromosome 21, HZAU_PFXX_2.0, whole genome shotgun sequence genome, the window GCAACTGAACGCACAGATTTATACGTTGTCAGGGAATTATATAATACTTGTACACCCTGATACACACCATGCATCATTCATATGACTGTGTCTcacttctgtttgtttgttttgtaggtGGAACTAAAAGAGGCTCGAGAGGTTATGGTGGAAGCAAACACTCAGGAATATGCCTTTAACTTCCTACAACAGTCACTCAAAAACAGAATCCAAgatgcagaggtgtgtgtgcgtgtgtgcgtgtgtgtgtgtgtgtgtgtaagaaaataGGTCTGAATAACTGTTATTAAAATAGctattattttacaattaaaagGCAACAtcctaactctctctctctctctctctctctctctctgtgtgtgtgtgtgtgtgtgtgtgtgtgtgtgtgtgtgtgtgtgtgtgtgtaggagaccCTGGAGAAGCAGACCCAGCATGTTCAGGAGCTAACTGAAAAACTGTGGTTGGCTGAAAGGAATCTGGAGGAGATGGAGATTGAAAAAGAAACCAAGGGAAAGAAATCAGTGGAGCTCAAGAGCACTGTAGATAGACTGGAGACTGAGGtgcgctaacacacacacacacacacacacacacacacacacacacactaaaaatgtCTGATGTGATGATCTTCAATCTATACCCAGTTTCtcatttttactgtgtgtgtgttagttgtcAGAGGCTCTGCAGCAGGCATCTCAGTCGACTGCTGACTTGAATCTACAACAGAAACTCCGAGTAGATGCACAGCTGAGAGTCGAGGAGCtggaggagtgtgtgttggaGAAAGATCAGGAGCTTATACGCTTGCAGCAGATCGTCAGCCGCCTACAGGGAGaggtaatcacacacacactgcacttacAGTTTAGAGCTGTAGCTTCAAATTTGGAGAATGACgtcttgcagaaataaaatgtacttttataatattactaatattatataattattaataatattataagtGATAATCCCAGTGAACAACACAACATAAATCTGTAACTGGAAAATGTGTAAAACCGTATTAAAGTAAATGTCAGCTCAGtaaaacagcagcagctttttttcccctcaagtaaagaaatttaaatatcTGGATTTCAATCAAATTCAATCAATATAACCTTCTTACATGAACACAAGTAAATTCACACTGTataatgtgcgtgtgtgtgtgtgtgtgtgtgtgtgtgtgtgtgtgtgtgtgtgtgtgtgtgtgtgtgtgtgtgtgtgtgtgtgtgtgtgtgtgtgtgtgtgtgtgtgtgcgcgctgtAGGTTTCAGATAAATTGATGGATAAGGAGCGGTCTCTAGAGGATGAGATCCAACTGAGggagaaaatacaacttcagtgTAAACAGGCTGAGAGAGCAGTAGAAGATATACAGATGGAGCtgaacacagtcacacagaccaGAGACGATCTGAGCAAACAGCTTAAACAGAcacaggtaaaacacacacacacacacacacacacgcgtgtccACACACACTTGATTCTTAGAACAGATATAATAATTATTCTCACCctttatgtatatacagtatttttaaagTTATTGAAGTACTTATTTAACTGATAACAAAGTTAAGGACCTGGATACAGATAAAGGAAAGATCATCACCTGCCATATAGACAAACTTACAATCCTGCAGtagattaatgtgtgtgtgtgtgtgtgtgtttgtgtgtgtgtttgtgtgtgtgtttgtgtgtgtgtttgtgtgtgtgtttgtgtgtgtgtgtgtgtgtgtgtgtgtgtgtgttttacaggaaAATGTGATTGATCTGGAAACTGACCTGGAGGAGCTGAAGGAGAATGAGCAAAGGCTAATCTCCAAACACAAGAGAGCAGTGGAACAggtcaatacacacacacacacacacacacacacacacacacacacacacacacacacacacatacataagcaTACACAATGAAATATTAAGCTTTTCCatactaaaatgttttttaccAAATGACTGTGATCACAATTTAAACATGTAACAGGaggagaaatattttaaatcatttattggcatcttggattttttttatgcaaatgggaaagttttatttttttgagattGCTGCAGAACTAAAAGTCCAGGAGGTGGAGCCGGATCTCTTCCAAACTTAACCATATCCCCTAATCCACACAATGCTGTGCAATACAAAGCTCACAACTAAGcacatcttcttcttcatcacaaCTTTTTGTTCTGCAGTAAAGGGGGTTTGACATTTTGAGTGGGACATTTATTATTAGCTCCATTGCAAgactaaataagaaaatgttgGACACACAACTGGTTAAGTATAGAAGTTGTGTAATTTTTGTTCTGTACACGGCAGGGAAAGATGTATTTAATTTGACTGTAGAATGTGGTTTAACATATTTTGCCATAAGTCGGcaacaaactatttatttatttattaatttttgtctTGCAGTTTGAACAGACGCAGGTGAAACTGATAAATGAGAAGGACCTAAACGATAAATTGGAGTGTGAGAAAGTGATCCTGGAGAGACAGGTATAgaaatatacacactatatatatatacatatcagTTTTGGAAAACTAGCAGATTTCTAAAATGTCGTACGGATGAACATGAAAGAAACCTGTATGAAAATAGCATGTTGATGAACTAGTAGTTATTTATTACTAGTACTACAGATATCAAACATAGCTACGTTATATGACCTCATATGATGGGACTCCTTCAGTGTGAACCTGTAATTAAAAACTGATGATAAAGATATTGAGATGTACAGTTATCAAATGTCGAatatattatatctattatatatatagattgtGATGCATTTACTGTGTAAATAACTTCTTTGTAAGTAAATTCTTCTTTGTTTGgtattaatacaatattgtGCTAATTACAATAATTGATTTGACTTCATTCTCAGGTTCGAGAGCTTCGTAGTGAAATCGAGGAGCTGCAGAATAACAGAGTTCAGGAACATGTGATCACTAAAGCAGAGACCAGAGCTAAAGAACTGGAGAATATGCTGAGAATGGAGGAGaggtactgtaacacacacacacacacacacacacacacacacacacacacacacacacacacacacacttcttgcATAGTTATGTTATCTACATAAACAAACCTAAACCTAAACCTTTCTGCTCACaccctttttttctttgcagagGTAAAGTGGTGCTGCACAACACCATCAGTAAGTTGGAGAGGAAAATTAATGAACTGAGTgagcaggtggaggaggagCACAAGAtcgccaatgagcagaaagaccTGGTACACCTTATTTACACTTTAactgcatttattcattctcaCCACTAGATGGAGATGTCTGCATGCAGTGTATGATAGGAATAGTAATCTGAAGTGATATTGAGTTGTAGTCAAGATAAACATGGATACATATATACGCTTGTACAGTGAATACATAAACATGGACAAATCAGTAGCTCGCTTTCTGATTCGAATTTGTTTTTGGAGACGTTTCTGTTCTTCGTGGGTTGATGTATTTTTACATtggctgttgttttgtttattgcgTGTGTAGATGACTCAGAGAATGAGATCTCTGAAGAGGCAGCTGAATGAGGCAGAGGAAGAGGCGAGTCGTCGTGAGGCTCAATTCAGATACACACAGCGAGAGTTGGCAGAGGAAAGAGAGTGCAGTTCTCGGTTACAGAAACAGCTGCTTGACATGCAGCTACAGATGAAGTGAGTTATTTTACACACAAGAGTCTTTCTCTACGATGTTTACACACTTTAAGATTTCTATTAACTGTCTCCGTTGCATAATGACATGAcgtaaacactttttttactgttactgtttattctGATTTCTTAACGACACCAAGTGCGTCTGTAACTACATTaccttacattacattactgcGTCTTTAATTATGTTGACATAATTACTGATGCAGATAATTAATACTATGTGAACTCCTAACCCTGAGGACCTGCCAAATGTTCCCACAACGTCAGAACTATCACATATTCAAATCCTTCTGGAAGACATTTGTTTCCCATCAAGATGAAAACATCTCCACCTCCTAATTACAGCTAGTTTTACTCTCTTATTAAACAGTCTCTGCTTTTCTCTGCTTTAAACAGACATTTGTGTCTTATCCTAAAGGcccaagctttttttttttataggcaATAATACACTTAATTaacatatactgtgtgttcctTTTTTTCTGAAGGAGAAAGGAGTCAGTCATGATGAGGCAAACTTTGGATAACTTAAAGCTGGACTTGTCTGATGATGACGAGGAGGAAGGAAAACAAGAAGTAAAGACATTTCAAGCCAGAAATGAGAAAGACAAGACTACACAATGAACGGAGATAGATGgtgaatgtaaatgataaatataaatacaggcTGCAAAAATATTTACCGTACACAAAACTCCagcaaaacaaatgtttatcctttttttttctttttaaagaaaaagacatttaataCACATTAACTTTAATACCTGGGATCTAACCAATCTTTGTACCTGGGGAAGGAAACTGTTTGTTGgtgggttattttttttaataatcaacaGTGTTTTAAGTCTAGACAATAAGCTTAACTCTAAGTCTGCTAAATGTTTTGCAGGGGTTAAGAGGTGAATAAGTTCTCGCTACCAAACATATCACACAAGGTGATCTTCGTCATAGAGCACGGTGCATGTCgtgcactgtttattttttaactgtatAGAGGAAAGTCTTTAAActatttaattgaattgtttttcctttctttttttctgtgttcaagGTGTACATGCTCTAAgaataatgtaaatacatttgtgAACATAACTCATTCGtttttcattttagaattaAACGTGTAAGGCTAGGATGTTAACGCTAgtggtaaaaaaacaaaacaaatgactaATTATGTTATGAAAGAACTTTATGAAAGAAAACCGGTTTTGTGCTGTAATTTAATGTGAACCGTTTAAATTGGAAATATTAGCAAATTTCTGATTTCTAAATCATGGTTAGCATGGAAGATTGTGGGGGGGGGAAACTAATATTTATATGAAAGCTAATATCGCTAACGGTCATTATAAGCTTAGCATTGTGCTGCTATGCAAATGAGattttgttggtttgtcccAAGTGGCTTTATTTAATACTCCGCATTAGCATTTCTGAGCGCCGTAAACCATTGTTTCTTTACTTGGACTAGTTTGACCAAACATTCTCATGTGCTTAACAACGAATCATGAACTGAATCGCAGTGTTATTTCATTAGACACTTGCTTCAGTTCAGTTTCATCTAAATCCTTTCTTTAAATTGAGCTCCTGTGCTCGAATATGCATGGAAATACTGTCTTGCCTAAAGCATtgttatagatgtgtgtgtgtatttgtgctaaatattcaaataagatcgtattatcctgctgaaaaagCAGCTCAGACCAGCATGGATTCCTTGTtgctctgtgttgtgtttataggcTAGTGTTGTGCTGGTGCGGGTTTAGTTTAGCCAGAACAGGCTGATGCTAATATTAACACATGATTAGCATCACTAAATGGCTGAAGGCTGTCATTCACTCTTGTGAGAAATGTTCTCTAAACTGTCCCTTTAAAATGTACTAATAATATGCATTAATCTACATGCATGGAAATGGTCTTTTTCCTTGTGCATTAATATACGTTTATGGATTTACAACAAAGAGTTGCGTCTTTTACCTTGTAAATATAACAGCAGCGTCAGTCAGATTGTGGCCAATGGAATACTCAACCGACTGTATATTCAATATACATACAATAAAGTGAAACCATGAGTGATAAGTGTATTATACACTCTAGGCACTAGGCTGTGTGGCACTTCAGGCATGGAAAATATGTAGTGTACTTAAAACTTAAAAACCTCGACAGATCCCCAATAAGTCCCTAGACCAATATTTGTTTTGTGggtcttattatttttttttttttaagaaacgaACCATAGTCTCCCAAAATCCCAAAACAGGGGAAACTGTGTagcaacacacaaaacatttgcTAACAGTACAGGAATATGAGTTAATTACCAAATGTTCACTTACATTCAGCGGGTGAGAACATTATTACTAAGCCTGATTGGAAGGATCACTCACAATAAGTGAGCAAACTGGTTCCATTCATCACATACAGGTCATGTGCAGAATGCTATACTACACTGATGTTATACAGGATATAAAACTAAAAATCTCATGCAAACAGTTAAGCTTATATCTTACAGTAGGTTTATTGGTTTATACAATCAATAAtttattctctcacacacacacacacacacacacaggaggtgTAAGTGCATTTCTTTATTCATAAGGAACATACAGAACACTCATAATTTAATGTTCTAAAAGTAAACAGTTGGTAAACCTGGTTTCCTTTTCACCCCATACCAATGTTATTCATTTGTCTAAGAactgtgtacatactgtaataaaGGTCTGTGATCATTGGTCAGTAGAACTAGACAGGCACAATGAGAGTAAACTAATGTAAACTGTAAGTATTGggtagtgtttttttgtttgtttgtttgtttttttgggttaATTTTGTTCTGCTCAAACGCTAATGAGATCATAAATAATTATCTTTTTGCATGCGTTTCTCATTCCGAGAGAATATTTTGCTCCAAACAGAATGGCACAAGCAAACATGATACAAACATGTTTCTTTTCCCTTCCAATTTATGAAAGCAAGACGACGCAAATTATGTCCGTTGCCATAAAGGCAACCTAGagatgaataaatgtatattgAAAAAAGTTTTGGCACTGATGGTGGAAACACGCTAACATTACTACCATAGAATCATATATTTTTTGAAGCAGTGCTTATGCTGTTGCATTGCTTAAACTTGTGCTTTAAGTGATTTTAAGTTGATTTTGCAAAGCCAGTTAATTCAATTCTACGTAAATCTCTTTCACAACTTTTATAAGTGATTTGGAaagttactgtatgtgttaggTGTTGGATGTAATAGAAATGTCTTCTATTGAACAACCTCAATTTATCACATGCATTTAGTTAAAAACacaatgttcagtgttcacacTAGGGCTCTGTCCTAAACACTACAATTACTCTGTAAACCTCTATCAAGTGTACTTACTGGAGCTTAGTCACTTTTAGGAAATGTCCCAAACACAAGAAATGCATAGAATCCATTTGAACAAGACTTTTCATCGCCATTTATATGATGTATTTCTCAGTGCCTAATGGAACGCGAGCAGTTCCCATAATGCACAGTAAACACTGGGTAATTTTATCCCTTGGAATTAGCTGTGATCACTGATACTGTTTAACATGCCAGTCCTTGTGGAATGTAATAAATTGTATGTTAGCTATATTTTGTGTAACATCTAGGTCACTCAATGTACAGTAGCTACACTTGTGGCCCCAAACAGGCTTTAGGTTTAGCTCAGTGTGCTCAGTTTAGTTTAGTACTGAATACACTAAAACAGCCGAAAGTTCTAAACTTATGACATGCCCTTTTAAATTTTCCTCAGTGACTCTATTTAATAGCGTTTTAGTGTATTATAATGTGAAGCATTCATTCTGACAAGTTTCCTTCGTTATGATGTGGATAAGATTGGGAGTATAAGTATTGTGTGTCTAAAAGCTGAAAAGATATGTTGTGTACATTCAGGTTTAGGGGCTTTAAACACGggaaatgtaattattttatctatAAGACGGATTTTTGTCTGCTGTAAAGTGGAACGAacaattctattaaaaaaaacacaactctcGTGGTCCATATTGGAGCACTGACACGTGATAATGAATCTGCACATATTGTCAAAGGTAAGGTGTATTAAACTAATGAATACGATACAAAAAGTGTTTTTGGCACACAAACAGCATGCAAGAAGGCTATTACTGTATGTAGGCAGtctgagttgttgttgttgttttttttgtttgtttttgagctACACATAATAGACAAAGTGGTTAGAATGATAAATGACACCAttaaactaacacacactgtctaaagCACTTTGGCATCATGGAGGCGAGATGATGTTAGAAAATAACTAAAGTTCGGAGGAAGGCGCACATCTGCAGCTTCAGCTCATACCCCAGACTCGCTGTGGAGGTATCTGCTGTGCCTTAAACTGAAAATAAGTGCATACATCCAGCTTTATCACAAGCACTGAACCTTAAATCAGCAATTCTAACAGCCAAAGAAAGTCATGCAGTCTTTTAGAACCAAGCCTAATCTGTTGCTTTTCCTCAACATATTTAGATGAATACTAAAAAGATGAGTCTCCATGACAACGCTACATCAT encodes:
- the LOC113633958 gene encoding cingulin-like protein 1 isoform X5, with the translated sequence MLGENIQRYREESTKLDHLTEKLSYGMPGKSQPDKNMFNQENGPTSLESEEEPLTPKAINSPKYQMFLGSGPIRNGTSGPGGPTDTSTSANGNLSKSNLSQWRSMESLSMKEWDSGPNKFGNADAPPRVFNSPYSTISLDYNPVGRMSEYKMPENRSPTTSEKNLYTMNRSPSPVNVINAPQGRFPAYATLGRRPMQQAPPSQFLLRNNLPSKRDYIEELTRQLEECQRRNQFLEAESIELEKERTQIRFEMRNLLVNNEDLLRMNSQLQAELKRMRDRIVELESDNNVMVERFKQIDVELKEAREVMVEANTQEYAFNFLQQSLKNRIQDAEETLEKQTQHVQELTEKLWLAERNLEEMEIEKETKGKKSVELKSTVDRLETELSEALQQASQSTADLNLQQKLRVDAQLRVEELEECVLEKDQELIRLQQIVSRLQGEVSDKLMDKERSLEDEIQLREKIQLQCKQAERAVEDIQMELNTVTQTRDDLSKQLKQTQENVIDLETDLEELKENEQRLISKHKRAVEQFEQTQVKLINEKDLNDKLECEKVILERQVRELRSEIEELQNNRVQEHVITKAETRAKELENMLRMEERGKVVLHNTISKLERKINELSEQVEEEHKIANEQKDLMTQRMRSLKRQLNEAEEEASRREAQFRYTQRELAEERECSSRLQKQLLDMQLQMKRKESVMMRQTLDNLKLDLSDDDEEEGKQEVKTFQARNEKDKTTQ